The DNA sequence CTCGCCTCGCGCGCCCGAACATCGACGTCGCCGAGTTCCTGTCGACCCGCTGGCTCACCCACCTCCAGGAGCGCGCCGACGTCGGCGAGTAGCGCTTCCAACCGCGGCATCGCCTCTGAGTCGACGCCCCTTCCCTCCGCGGCTCGCGCCCCGGACCGCATTCCCACCGGCACGCCCAGCGGGCCGGCCCGTTCAGCAACACCACTTCGTACTGGAGGAATTGATTCATGGGTGACAACCACACCTCGGTGTCGGTGTCGGTGTCGGTGCTCGGCCTCGGCCTGATGGGGCAGGCCCTCGCCGCCGCCTTCCTGAAGGCGGGTCACGCCACCACCGTGTGGAACCGTTCGGCGGACAAGGCCGACGGCCTCGTCGCGGACGGCGCGGTGCTCGCCGCGAACCCCGCCGACGCCGTCGCCGCGAGCGACCTCGTGGTCGTGTGTGTGTCGACGTACGACGTGGTGCACGACGTCATCGGCTCGCTGGGCGACGCCCTGCACGGCAAGACCGTGGTCAACCTGACGACGGGCTCCTCCGAGCAGGCCCGCACGACCGCCGAGTGGGCGGAGAAGCACGGCGCCAAGTACCTCGACGGGGCCATCATGATCACCCCGCCCGGCATCGGTGCCGAGACCTCGGTCCTCTTCTACGCCGGCGACCAGGCCGTCTTCGACGCCCACGAGCCCGTCCTGAAGCTCCTAGGCGGCGGCACCACCTACCTCGGCACCGACCACGGCAAGCCCGCCCTGTTCGACGTGTCGCTGCTCGGCCTGATGTGGGGTGCCCTCAACAGTTTCCTGCACGGCGTCGCCATCGTGGAGACCGGCGGCGTCAAGGCGCAGGAGTTCCTGCCGTGGGCGCACATGTGGCTCGACGCCATCAAGATGTTCACGGCCGACTACGCCGCGCAGATCGACGCCGGCGACGCGAAGTTCCCGGCCAACGACGCCACCCTGGAGACGCACCTGGGCGCACTGAAGCACCTCGTCGAGGAGAGCGAGGCGCTCGGCGTCGACACCGAACTGCCCAAGTACTCCGAGGCGCTGATGGAGGGCATCATCGCCCAGGGCCACGCCAAGAACAGTTACGCCAGTGTCGTGAAGGCGTACCGCCGCCCGCAGCAGTGACCGGGTCCGGTACTCGCTTCACCCCCTGACGAAGGGGCCGGTTCTGAATCCCCACCGGAGCCGGCCCCTTCCACATGCCCGCGCACCGGCGCCGCGTAATCCAATGGGCCTTCGTTCCGATTTCGGCTGCCGATTCGGCTGCCGATTCCGTGTGCCGGTCCCGTCCGCTTTCGGTCCTGCAACCGTCCTGCAATTCCCGCTTTCGCGAAAGGTGTGTTCCATGGCCGAGAACGGCGACAGCACGACCCCGCACGCCGACGGAAGCGTCACCAGACGAACGCTTTTGAAGGCGGCGGGCGCCAGCCCTCGCCGGCCCATCAGCTTGCGTCGGTGCCCCTGGCTCTGACGGTGATCCGCGCGTACTCGTACCCGCCGGGCTCGGGCGACGGGTTGTAGGTGACCGTGAACGTTCGCCGTACGTCGTCGAAGCGGTCGGAGTACGTCACGTCGGACGGGCCGGTGCGCTTCGGCTCGGCGGCGATGTCGTACGTGCGAAGGAAGTCCTTGACACTCGAGTCCTGGCTGTTGCCCACCTCGTACCGGAGCACCGCGGTGCCGTCCTTCTCCACCTTGGCGTACGTCGGAATGTAGTAGCGCCCCGCGGGTTGGTGCTGATCGTGGTGCATCCCCGCCTTGCGCTCCACTGCCTCCTTCGGGTCGTCACCGGCCGGCGTGAGCACGGCGACGGTCGCCCAGGCGATGGCGCCGAGCGTCCACACCACGCACAAGGCGTTCAATGAGGCTCCGTCATTCTGATTCCTGCTGGTCAGCGGAGGGCTTCGCGAACTCCGTGTGGCTGGCGTGGCGCTACTGGACCATCAGGGCCAGCGCCTCCTTCGCGTTGTGATCGGCGATTTCCTGCATCAGCCTGCGGTGTGGAAAGTCGCCGTCGAGGAGGCGCAGGGGGCCGGCCACCAGAGAGAGACGCATGGCGAGCATGAAGAGGTCGAGCCGTGCTGGATCGAGTCCGGGACGGGCCAAGGCTGGGTACCGATCGCCGAAACGGATCTGAAGGAACACGTGCTCCCACTCCACGTCGAAGAACATCAAGCCCTCGATGTCGATGAGGACGGGGTGCCCGGATGCATCGACCAGGACGTGGTCGGGCCCGAGCTCGCCGTGGATCAGCCCGTGTTCCGTGCGCGGAGACACCCGTGAGGCCAGCTCCCGCAGGCGATCGTACAAGGGGGCCACGACCGATCCGATCCTGGTATCGCGTTCCGCCGCCTCAGCGAGATCCCCGAGGGCACGCTCAAGCACCAGCTCCTCGCAAGAAGCGCCACTCGCCTTGTCGCCCCGTTCGCCGCTCCGTATGCCGCTCCGTTCGAGCACGTCTACCCGGCCGTACTGCTCACTGTGCTGCTGGTGCATCACGTCGAGCATTGCTGCCAGCTCGCTCAGGGCATCCGATGCGCGTGCGGGATCCGTGATCAGGAGCGCTTCCAGAGTGCCGCCGCCAACGTCCTCGACCACCGCCACATCCGCCGGGTAGCGGCGCCGGCTGTCGTCAGCCAGGAGTAACCCTGGAACCCGCACTCCAAGACCGTCCAGCCTCCGCTGAGCGGCCAGAAAAGGGACCAGTCCGGAGGCGGGAGCGAACGGGTGGGCCGCGTCGACGCCTTCCGCGGCCGGCCAGAAGTTCTCGCCCGCGGCCCAGCTGTAGACGATCACACTCGCTGCACGTGATCCCTCCGCCCGGACCCGGTAGACCCCCTTCTTGCTCCCACCTCGCAACCGGACCACGCCGACAACATGGAACCCCGCCCCCAGTGCCTCATGCACGATCCCCGACAGGGCTTCAGGCTCCGTGAACTGGCGCATCCGTCGACCCTATCCGCGGGCCCACGGACCCGGCACAACGACCGGACTGACGGCTGACTCCGCGCTGGAAAGGCCGGGCGCAAGGGCCTGATCAGCGTCGCAGCATGCGGCGCCACGGCCCGAGGGCAGAGGCCGCCGGTCCCCGGCGACCGGTCACGCCCTCGGCGATGAGGGAGATGCCGATGCCCAGCAACCAGACGTCCTTGGCCAGCACGGTTCCCGGCTCAGTGGGGCGCAGACCGCCTTCCTGCCGCATGCCTGGCGTACGCAGGTACAGCCCGAGAGTGCCGCACGCGAATGCGGTGAGCGCGGTCCCGGCCACGGCGGCAGGGATGACGGGCAGGAGCAGCGCGGCGCCAATGGCGATCTCCTCGGTGGAGAGCTGCCGTGTGAAATTCCGGG is a window from the Streptomyces sp. NBC_00299 genome containing:
- a CDS encoding NAD(P)-dependent oxidoreductase codes for the protein MGDNHTSVSVSVSVLGLGLMGQALAAAFLKAGHATTVWNRSADKADGLVADGAVLAANPADAVAASDLVVVCVSTYDVVHDVIGSLGDALHGKTVVNLTTGSSEQARTTAEWAEKHGAKYLDGAIMITPPGIGAETSVLFYAGDQAVFDAHEPVLKLLGGGTTYLGTDHGKPALFDVSLLGLMWGALNSFLHGVAIVETGGVKAQEFLPWAHMWLDAIKMFTADYAAQIDAGDAKFPANDATLETHLGALKHLVEESEALGVDTELPKYSEALMEGIIAQGHAKNSYASVVKAYRRPQQ
- a CDS encoding phosphotransferase produces the protein MRQFTEPEALSGIVHEALGAGFHVVGVVRLRGGSKKGVYRVRAEGSRAASVIVYSWAAGENFWPAAEGVDAAHPFAPASGLVPFLAAQRRLDGLGVRVPGLLLADDSRRRYPADVAVVEDVGGGTLEALLITDPARASDALSELAAMLDVMHQQHSEQYGRVDVLERSGIRSGERGDKASGASCEELVLERALGDLAEAAERDTRIGSVVAPLYDRLRELASRVSPRTEHGLIHGELGPDHVLVDASGHPVLIDIEGLMFFDVEWEHVFLQIRFGDRYPALARPGLDPARLDLFMLAMRLSLVAGPLRLLDGDFPHRRLMQEIADHNAKEALALMVQ